GCGTCGCCGTCGTGCAGGCCCGGCGCGATGGGGACCAGCACGAAGAGGTTCGAGTGGCCGTCGGGCGCGACGGTTTCGTCGGTCTTGGAGGGGACACAGAGGTAGTAGGCCGGGTTCTCGGGCCAGTCGGGGTCGTCGAAGATGGTCTCGAAGTGGGGGCCCCAGTCGGTCGGCAGGACGAGCGTGTGGTGAGCCAGCGGGTCGACGTCGCCCTCGACGCCCATGTACATGAGGAACGCCGACGGGGCGTAGGTCCGTGACTCCCAGTAGTCGTCGTCGTACTGGCGCTCGTGTTCGGGAAGCAGTTCGCGCTCGGCGTGGCCGTAGTCGGCGTTGACGACGACGCGGTCGGGGTGGAACTGCTCGCCGTCGACCGTCTCGACGAGGAAGCCGTCCTTCCGGCGGTCGATCTCGGTCACCTCGGCGTCGGTCTGGTAGGTCACGCCCATCTCCTCGCCCAGTTCGACCAGCGCGTCGACGACGGCACCGATGCCGCCCTCGGGGTAGTAGACGCCGAGGTTGAAGTCGACGTGGCTCATCATGTTATAGAGCGCGGGCGTGTTCTCCGGCGATCCGCCGAGGAACACGAGCGTGTACTGCATTATCTGCTGGAGCTTGGGGTGCTCGAAGTAGTCCTCGACGTGACCCTGCATCGACCCGATGAGCTGGAGGCCGACGGGCGCGGCGGTCATCACGTCCAAGTCGACCCAGTCGCGCAGACTGGAGCGGTCCTGGTAGACGAACTTGTTCATCGCCGTCTCGTAGTGGCGCTCGCTGGTCGCGAGATACTCGTCGAAGGCCTCGCCGGCCCCCGGTTCGTAGGACTCGAACGTCTCGCGCATCTCGGCGTGGTCGCCGTTGACGTCGAGGCGGTCGCCGTCCTTGAAGAAGATGCGGTAGTGCGGGTCCAGTCGCTGCAGGTCGTAGTAGTCGCTGGGCTCGCGCCCGAAGTACGCGAAGAAGCGCTCGAAGACGTCGGGCATCAGGTACCACGAGGGGCCCATGTCGAAGCGGAACCCGTCTGTTTCGAGTCTGGAGGCACGGCCCCCGAGCTGCTCGTTTTTCTCGAGCACGTGGACGTCGGCACCGGCGTCGGCCAGGTAGCACGCGGCGGAGAGCCCGCCGAACCCGCCACCGACGACCAGCACCTCCGTCCCGGACAGATGACTCATTGCGTACATGTCCGCACTGGACCGACAATAAAGGCGCGCCATACTGGGTTGGTGTGAGACCGACAGGCACACGCGACCGGCATCGGGCACCTGTTCGGGCCACGGTCGAATCGACGCGCCGCGCCCGTCCCTGCGGGGGGCCACAGCGCCAGAGGTACTGGCGGGAAAACCCTGAACATGACAGCCGTCCTCACTACCGGTATGGCCGACCGAACCGCCGTCGTCACGGGGGCGAGCCGGGGCATCGGCGAACAGGTAGCACGGACGCTGGCAGCGGCCGGGGTACACGTGATACTCTGTGCCCGGGACGCCGAGGAGATACAGGCCGTCGCGGACGACATCGAGTCCGCGGGCGGGGCAGTGACGGCGCTCCGGGCCGACGTGCGCGACCAGTTCGACGTCGAACGCCTGGTCGAACGGGCGGCCAGGGCAGGCGGACCGATATCGTACCTCGTCCCCAACGCCGGCGTCTACCACGGGTCCCCCGGCGAGACGCCGCTCTCGGCGGAGTCCTACGCCGCCTTCGACGACCACATGCGGACGAACGCGCGGGGCGTGTTCGTCACCGTCCGCGAGGCGATGCCCCACCTGGCCGACGACGCGCGCATCGTCGTCCCCACGGGCGCCGTCGCCCGCGAGGGTATGCCCGGATACGGGTCATACGCCGTCTCGAAGGCCGCGGCGGAGGCCATCGTCCGGGGGTTCGCCGTCGACCTGGACGTGCCCGTCGGCGCCGTCGACCCCGGACAGGTCTCGACGGCGTTGTCCGGCGACGGCGGCCGGGACCCCGAGGCCGTCGCCCGGATGGTCCGATGGGCCCTGGAGGACCGCCCCGGCGAGGACCTGAACGGGAACGTGTTGACCTGGCGCGACTACCGGGACGCAACGCGATAGGGGCACCGACGGATTTATTACTAATAACACCACTTCTCTGAACCAATGGCTAATAATGGAGTTACATTTTTTAATAACACGCGGGAGATATCAGTGGCCGGCGTCGCCAGCGTCGTCGGGCTGGTCGCGCTGACAGCGCTGGCCGTCGCCGGCGGGGCCCAGAAGGTTCTTGTCATCGCCTGGGTGGCCTTCGCGGCGATGGCGCTGGGCGCGTGGCTCGGCGCGAACGCCGACCGGACGAACCCACACCGGCTGGTCTGGGGCTACGGCCTCGCCAGCGGGGCGATGATAACGTCGGCCGCGATGTTCCTCGTGCCACAGGCGATGGGGCTGGGGTCGGCGGCTGGCACCCCGCGCGTCGGCGGCATCGGTATCGCGCTGGGCGTCGTCGCCGGCTACGCCACCCACACCATCGGTCACCGCCTGACCCACCTCGACGCGGGCATCGACACGACGACGGCCGCCATCGCCGCCCACGCGCTCTCCGCGGGGCTCATCATCGGCCTGGTCTACGCCTCGATGCCGTCGCTGGGGCTCTTGCTCGGCCTGGCCATCGTCTCGCACAAGGGGCCCGCCGGCTACGCCGCCGCCCGGCGCCTGGCCCGCAACGACCAGTCTGTCACCGGGCTGTTGCTCCCCGCTGCCGGGGTCGGCCTCACCGCCATCCCCATGGCGCTGGTGACGGTGCCCGACGCGCCCGTCGTCAACGCGCTCGTGTTCGGCTTCGCCGCCGGCATCTTCCTCCACGTCGCGATGGACTTCCTGCCGAGCTGCGAGGCCGGCAGCGAGATCGACGAGGCCTGCTCGCTGCACGAACACTCCCACGACCTGCTGGACGAGCTGCGGACCCACGCCGTCGGGTCCACCGTCGTCGGCGCGGCGGTCGTCGTCGTCGCCTGGACGCTCGTTTGACCGGCAGCCCACCACGGGTCCTCGGACCGGCGCCAGCGGGACGCTACGGGGGCGTCACGTGAGCGCGGTCCCGCCGGGTCGCCGTCCCGGTCGGTTCCCCGGCCGGCTCCATTCGCAGTGTCGCGTCCTGCCGGTCGCCCGGCGCGTCGAGCAGGTAGGTCGTCACCGTCGGTGCGTCGGCATCGTAGGGGCTCTTCGCGTCGAAGGTCCGGCGCACGGACTCGCCAGGACCCAGTTCACCGGCGAGTCGCCGGACGGGGGCGAAGGCGACGCGAGGGCCCGACCGATTCATCGCGAGGACGTACCGGCCCCCGCCGTCGCCGACGTTGGTCACCGAGACCGTTATCTCGGGGTCGTCGTCGGGCCCGACCTCCGTCGGACCGTCCAGCGAGACGGCGAACCCGGGGAGGCGGGCCGTCAGACGCTCGCGGACCCGGTCCGGCGGCGTCCACGACCCGCCGGGCCACTCGAGACCGACGGCGTCGTCGGCACCGACCGCCGAGAGCGGGAAGACGAGCGGGCCTCCCGCCGACCCGTAGCGGACCCGCCAGTTCCCGTCGCGGTAGAGCCCGTTGGTGAACGTCGCGGGCCGGACGACGTCGTCACCGACCCGGAGGGCGAACGCCTCCCGCTCGGGTGCCGGGCCGTCGACGCCGGCGGACACCACGAGGTACCGCTCGGCGTCGTCGAACACCCCGATGGAGTCGGGGCTGTCGGGGCCGACGACCCCCTGCTGGACGGCAGCCGACTCGACGGTGACGGTCCCCACGTCCGTACGCGTCCCCGTCCCGTCGTCCGTGTCGATGTCCGGTGGTGGTGCGGGCGTCAGGGTGTCGGTCCCGTCGAGCGACCCGCCGGTCAGCGACACACAACCGGGCGTCGCAAAGAGGGACCCACAGAGCGCGAGGAGAGCGCGGCGCTTCATACACACGCCTTGGCACGGCCCGTGTAAGAGGGTTCAGGTCGCTTCAAGCGGGTTTTGAGTGACCTCTCACTCGCCCTCGTCGGCCACCTTCCGCGCGGGGACCTCGTGGAGGCGGTCCGGGAGCGTCCCGAACCAGCGCGCCTCGAGCACCCCGTCGGCGCCGGCGGTCACGTCCTCGCTCGTCGCCGCGGCCTCGAACTCGACGGTGAGCATGTGCAACCGCTCTGCGTCGTCGGCGGCCTCGACCACGGTCTTCCAGCGGGCGAAGTAGATGCTCGTGAGGTCGCACTCGACGCCCGTCGTCTCGCGGACCGCGCGCCGGGCGGTGTCCCCGAGGTTCTCGCCGGGGTCGTGGGCCCCGCCGGGCGTCCCCCAGGTGTCCGGCGCGCCTTCGTGCCGGATGAGCAGGACCTCGCCGGCGTCGTTCTCGACCCACGCCCCGGCCTCGCCGAGCCACCCCTCCTCGGCGAGTTCGCGCCCGCCGGAAAACAGGTCGGGCTCGTTGGTGGCCGTCTCGCGTTCGACGGGGACGTCGCCGTACACGTCGACGAGGCGTTCGAGTTCGGCCCTGACGGCCTCGCGGGTCCGGGCTTCGAGTGTCATGGGGGAGAACGGCCCCGCGGGGAGTTAATTGTACTCTCTCCAGCGGTGGCCACAGTCCTGGCACTTGAAGAATCGCGTCGGCGGTTCGTCGGCCGACCCGGTCTGTTTGATCGTGTACCAGGCCTTGCCGTGGCCACACTCGTCGCAGGTCACGTCGTTCGCGGTCGGCTTGCCCTCGAAGTTCGCGCCTTCCTCGGTCTCGATGACGTCGTCGTCGCTCTGTTCGTCCGTCGTGACGAACGCGGCGGCGCGGTCGGTGTCTTTCTCGACGCGGGCGCCACAGGACTGACAGACCATCTCGTCCCCGTCGGCGTGCATCATGGACCCGCAGTCGTCACAGAACTGCATGGCCGGAGTTGCGGGTGCCGGCGGCAAAGTCGTTACTGCTCGGCGGCGCGGGCCCCGACGCGCGGTACATCTTCGGGGACGTCCCTGCCCGTCGACGGCGGCTGGACGACCCGCGTCGGCGCCGACCCGCGGCGGAGACAGCCGGCCGGGACTCACTCCTGGTCGGCGAGTTCGCGCTGTTCGGCGACGACCGGACAGTCCAGCAGCCGGACCTGTTCCATGTCGGTGAACTCCAGAATCTCGGTTCCCTCGTTGGAGCAGTGGACGTCCGGCGGCGCCGAGAAGTGTTCGCACTGCTCGCAGTAGCGGTGTTTCGACACCTCCGCGTAGCGCGACCCGGAGGCGGCGTCCGAGAGGTCGGCGTCGCCGGTTATCTGGGCCCACACGCTGTCGGCGTCGATGGTGCCGACGTCCACGCGCTCGAAGACGCTCTCGTCGCCGAAGGGGTCGCCCTCCCGCCCCGCCATGTCGCTGAACGGGTCGTCGACGTCCGGGGCCGTCTGCTCGACCGAGGCGTCGTCTCCGGGACCCAGGTCGGCGAACGGGTCGCCGGTCGCCGTCGCGTCGGCCTCGCCGTCCCCGTCTTCGTCCGCGTCGTCGTCGGGCCGCTCGAAGGCCTCGAACGGGTCGCCCTCCCGGTCGTCGACCGGGTCGAACGCCTCGAAGGGGTCGTCGTCACTCATCGGTATCGCCCGCCTCGAGCTGTGCGGCGGTCACGAGCCGCGCTTTCTTGCGGAAGATGCCACCTTCGGGGCGGACGTCCGAGACGGTCGACCCGCAGTGGGGACACTCCGGGTCCGTCAGCAGGCTGACGTCGACGCGCTCCGAGCAGTTCTCGCAGGTCGCCGTCGAGATGCCCTCCTGGGCCGCCGCCCGCTTGATGCGCTCGACGGCCTGCTGATGGGCGTCCCGCCCCCCCACGTCGCTCCGGAGGTCGCTGACGACCCACGCGACCCGCTCGAGGCGGTCCTCGGTCTCCTCGAACCGTTCCTCCAGGTCCGAGAGCCCCTCCTCGGTCTCCTCGCGGTGGGACTCGACGTCCGCACGGAGCGACTGGACCGCCGCCGAGAGGTCCCAGATCTCCTCTTCCAGCTCCGGGAGCGTCTCGAGGGCCTCGTGGTCGTGGTCCGCCGGCGCCTTCGTGTCCAGTTCCCGTTTCAGCTGGATGACCCGCTCGCGGACGTCGTCGAGCTTCTCCTGGAAGTCGCTCTCGACGCGCTCGAAGCGGCCGTCGAGGCGACTCTCGACGGCGTCGGCGAGATCCGGGAGTCGGTCGCCGACCGCGGCGTCGAGACGGTCGTCGACGGACGCGGCGGCAGCCGCGTCGATGCGGTCCCCCACGGACTCCTCGACGGCCGCCTCGAGGTCGACGTCGACGAGCGAGGACAGCGGCCGGTCCCCCTCGAGCTCGATGGTGGCGCGGTACGACGCCAGCAGCTGGGTAACGAGAACCTCGCGGGTGACGCCGAGCTCGGCGGCCTGTTCGTCCAGCCACTCGTCGAGTCCGTCGGACAGGTCGACGGTGACCACCCCCTCCTCGGTCGGCTCACTCGCCATTACGCGTTATTTACCTCAGGCACAGTGATAAGCGTTGTCCGCCGATTTCAACGAACGAGACTCGTGACGGCTCGTACGGCGTGCTTACCGTATCTTGCGGACGTCGCTGATGTCGAAGCCAGCGTCGCCCAGCTCCGTCTCGAACTGGACGATGTTCTCGTCTTCGATCTGTGAGAGGACGCCCCGGAACTGCTTGACCACGAGCGTCCGCGCCCGGGTGGACCCGCCGGAGGCCCACGCGAACTCGAGGGTCCCGTGGGCGGCGTCGGAGAGCTGCCCGTGTCTGACGCTCGAGAGCGTCTGGGGGTTGACGTGCAACAGGATGAGACCGCCCCAGTCGAAAGCCGCCTTCTGGAGGCCCGCGACCAGAAAGGAGATGTCGGTCCAGTCGACGTCCTCGCCCAGCGTGCCGACGA
The DNA window shown above is from Haloarcula halobia and carries:
- the crtD gene encoding carotenoid 3,4-desaturase; this encodes MSHLSGTEVLVVGGGFGGLSAACYLADAGADVHVLEKNEQLGGRASRLETDGFRFDMGPSWYLMPDVFERFFAYFGREPSDYYDLQRLDPHYRIFFKDGDRLDVNGDHAEMRETFESYEPGAGEAFDEYLATSERHYETAMNKFVYQDRSSLRDWVDLDVMTAAPVGLQLIGSMQGHVEDYFEHPKLQQIMQYTLVFLGGSPENTPALYNMMSHVDFNLGVYYPEGGIGAVVDALVELGEEMGVTYQTDAEVTEIDRRKDGFLVETVDGEQFHPDRVVVNADYGHAERELLPEHERQYDDDYWESRTYAPSAFLMYMGVEGDVDPLAHHTLVLPTDWGPHFETIFDDPDWPENPAYYLCVPSKTDETVAPDGHSNLFVLVPIAPGLHDGDAIREEYREKILADIAANTGVDLRDRIVFEEQFAVSEFGERYNASEGTALGLAHTLRQTALLRPNNRSSAVDGLYFTGSFTTPGIGMPMCLISGEHTAEALIEDCE
- a CDS encoding SDR family NAD(P)-dependent oxidoreductase, which produces MADRTAVVTGASRGIGEQVARTLAAAGVHVILCARDAEEIQAVADDIESAGGAVTALRADVRDQFDVERLVERAARAGGPISYLVPNAGVYHGSPGETPLSAESYAAFDDHMRTNARGVFVTVREAMPHLADDARIVVPTGAVAREGMPGYGSYAVSKAAAEAIVRGFAVDLDVPVGAVDPGQVSTALSGDGGRDPEAVARMVRWALEDRPGEDLNGNVLTWRDYRDATR
- a CDS encoding ZIP family metal transporter, which gives rise to MANNGVTFFNNTREISVAGVASVVGLVALTALAVAGGAQKVLVIAWVAFAAMALGAWLGANADRTNPHRLVWGYGLASGAMITSAAMFLVPQAMGLGSAAGTPRVGGIGIALGVVAGYATHTIGHRLTHLDAGIDTTTAAIAAHALSAGLIIGLVYASMPSLGLLLGLAIVSHKGPAGYAAARRLARNDQSVTGLLLPAAGVGLTAIPMALVTVPDAPVVNALVFGFAAGIFLHVAMDFLPSCEAGSEIDEACSLHEHSHDLLDELRTHAVGSTVVGAAVVVVAWTLV
- a CDS encoding NUDIX hydrolase, which produces MTLEARTREAVRAELERLVDVYGDVPVERETATNEPDLFSGGRELAEEGWLGEAGAWVENDAGEVLLIRHEGAPDTWGTPGGAHDPGENLGDTARRAVRETTGVECDLTSIYFARWKTVVEAADDAERLHMLTVEFEAAATSEDVTAGADGVLEARWFGTLPDRLHEVPARKVADEGE
- a CDS encoding transcription factor S, producing the protein MQFCDDCGSMMHADGDEMVCQSCGARVEKDTDRAAAFVTTDEQSDDDVIETEEGANFEGKPTANDVTCDECGHGKAWYTIKQTGSADEPPTRFFKCQDCGHRWREYN